A portion of the Bacillus thuringiensis genome contains these proteins:
- a CDS encoding fatty acid desaturase gives MTLENTKNLKKQVAPFEKSTIKKSVWQLINTIVPFIILWYLAYKSLSVSYWLTLVPALLAAGFMTRIFIIFHDCTHYSFFKSRRANRIVGTCMGVLTLFPFDQWGHEHSIHHATSGNLDKRGTGDIWTLTVDEYVAAPFRLRLAYRLYRNPFVMFGLGPIYVFLLKNRFNRKGARKKERMNTYLTNILIVAIIGMLCWAIGWQSFLLVHGSIFLIAGSIGIWLFYVQHTFEDSYFEEDKEWEYVKAAVEGSSFYKLPKILQFLTGNIGFHHVHHLSPRVPNYKLEEAHNNTLPLKNVPTITLATSLRSLRFRLWDEKSNNFVSFKDVKNIIKNNVSVRVKSEL, from the coding sequence ATGACCTTAGAAAATACTAAAAATTTAAAAAAACAAGTTGCTCCTTTTGAAAAATCAACGATTAAAAAAAGTGTTTGGCAACTGATCAACACAATCGTGCCATTTATTATTTTATGGTACCTTGCTTATAAAAGTTTGTCAGTTTCTTATTGGTTAACATTAGTTCCAGCACTGTTAGCCGCTGGATTTATGACAAGGATTTTCATTATTTTTCATGATTGCACCCATTATTCGTTTTTTAAAAGTCGACGTGCGAATAGAATAGTTGGAACGTGTATGGGTGTTTTAACATTATTCCCATTTGATCAGTGGGGGCATGAGCATTCTATTCACCACGCTACGAGTGGTAATTTGGATAAAAGGGGTACAGGAGATATTTGGACGCTTACAGTAGATGAATATGTAGCAGCACCATTTAGACTCCGTTTAGCATATCGTTTATATCGCAATCCATTCGTTATGTTTGGGTTAGGCCCGATTTATGTTTTCCTGCTTAAAAATAGATTTAACCGAAAAGGTGCTAGAAAAAAAGAACGTATGAACACTTATTTAACGAATATTTTAATCGTTGCTATTATAGGAATGCTTTGCTGGGCAATTGGATGGCAATCGTTTCTTTTAGTACATGGTTCTATATTTTTAATAGCAGGTTCAATAGGTATTTGGTTGTTTTACGTACAGCACACATTCGAGGATTCCTATTTTGAAGAAGATAAAGAGTGGGAATATGTGAAAGCGGCAGTGGAGGGAAGTTCTTTTTATAAACTTCCAAAAATTTTGCAATTTCTAACGGGTAATATTGGATTCCATCATGTTCACCATTTAAGTCCAAGAGTACCTAACTATAAATTAGAAGAGGCACACAACAATACGCTTCCTTTAAAAAATGTACCAACGATTACGCTTGCTACAAGCTTGCGTTCACTCCGTTTCCGTCTTTGGGATGAGAAAAGTAACAATTTTGTTAGCTTTAAAGATGTCAAAAATATAATTAAAAATAATGTTTCTGTTCGGGTGAAATCTGAACTATAA